A stretch of the Methanobacterium veterum genome encodes the following:
- a CDS encoding PAS domain-containing sensor histidine kinase: protein MNKSDECSKELEKLRLKLYEAEETLNAIQNGQVDAVVVNGSKGTQVFTLEGSDYAYRILIEEMNEGVALLTTDLSIYYCNSKLASMFEMPLENMIGKSITDFISPDQLKKCKIPIVSSSDSSCKEEIYIDAGDGTLMTFQINISFLEKIDGYYVIVTDLTEQKKAEHELHGLLKDLERSNKELQQFAYVSSHDLQEPLRTIASFTQLLERRYKGKFDSDADEFMDYIVEAAKRMQLMILDLLEYSRVSTNQEEFKEVDTVEVLDEALFNLRGTVENNNAIITHNDLPKVTADKNQLVKIFQNLISNAIKFKKENEQPKIHISARKDPQKNQYLFSIQDNGIGMDPQYAERIFTLFQRLHTRDEYQGTGIGLSVAKKIVERHGGCIWVESELGKGSTFYFTLPKL from the coding sequence ATGAATAAAAGTGATGAATGCTCTAAAGAACTTGAAAAATTACGTTTAAAGCTTTATGAAGCGGAAGAGACCTTAAATGCAATTCAAAATGGTCAGGTTGATGCTGTTGTCGTAAATGGTTCTAAAGGCACTCAGGTTTTCACATTAGAAGGCTCAGACTATGCTTACAGGATCCTTATTGAAGAGATGAATGAGGGAGTAGCTCTATTAACTACAGACCTTTCTATTTATTACTGCAATAGTAAATTGGCATCAATGTTTGAGATGCCGCTGGAAAACATGATTGGAAAATCAATAACCGATTTTATCTCTCCAGATCAGCTTAAAAAATGTAAAATTCCTATTGTAAGTAGTTCAGACAGCAGCTGTAAAGAAGAAATTTATATAGATGCTGGTGATGGAACTTTGATGACATTTCAAATTAATATCAGCTTCTTAGAGAAAATAGATGGATATTATGTAATTGTAACTGATCTAACTGAGCAAAAAAAAGCAGAACATGAACTTCATGGTTTATTGAAAGATTTAGAGCGTTCTAATAAAGAACTCCAGCAGTTTGCTTATGTATCCTCTCATGACCTTCAGGAACCACTCCGGACTATTGCAAGCTTTACTCAGCTTTTAGAACGGCGTTATAAAGGTAAGTTTGATAGTGATGCCGATGAATTTATGGATTACATCGTGGAAGCTGCTAAAAGAATGCAGCTCATGATCCTTGATTTACTGGAATATTCTAGAGTCTCTACAAATCAAGAAGAATTTAAAGAAGTAGATACCGTAGAAGTACTTGATGAAGCGTTATTTAATTTAAGGGGTACTGTTGAAAATAATAATGCGATAATTACACATAATGACCTTCCTAAAGTAACTGCTGATAAAAATCAGCTTGTTAAAATATTCCAAAACTTAATATCCAATGCAATTAAATTTAAAAAAGAAAATGAACAACCCAAAATCCATATATCTGCAAGAAAAGACCCTCAAAAAAATCAATATTTATTCAGCATCCAGGACAATGGAATTGGAATGGATCCCCAATATGCTGAACGTATTTTTACTTTATTCCAGAGACTGCATACAAGAGACGAGTATCAGGGAACTGGAATTGGACTTTCAGTTGCTAAAAAGATAGTCGAGCGCCACGGCGGCTGTATATGGGTGGAATCTGAATTGGGTAAAGGATCGACTTTTTATTTTACATTGCCAAAATTATAG
- the lon gene encoding endopeptidase La, which translates to MTEMNINKELSVLVIPNTVYLNKTDITLKISKKIGSEIYKRVAADDFYGIALAVREGSTEGLYSEEDFYQVGTLIKIQNAKAMKDFYQIKMEIVERVEVDELIPEGTNYRATYRLIPDIMDLDPEDEEDILKHIKYLVSEISENFKGSKTYVEQVNKLDDITKIIAYVFPYMRISLEEKQALLEIRSLKEKSLKFLDILIEQKEAVKFQMEMAAKFNEEMSKRNRENMLKEQLRAIQEELDDVEGGSGKKDYRQLIEEADMPEDVKEVALEELAKLERQGPHSSEENVIRNYLDLLVALPWGKSEIKDIDIEAARKLLNEQHYGLEKVKDRIIQHLTVMKLKQNKQGSILLLAGPPGTGKTSLGKSIAEALGRKYVRISLGGVKDESEIRGHRRTYLGALPGRIIQGMKRAGERNPVFILDEVDKIRAGINGDPESALLEVLDPEQNDTFSDHYLEVPYDLSDVFFIATANSLRDIPGPLRDRMEIIEVGSYTSHEKFHIAKNHLIGEVLEDHGLDDTQLQIDDEALKTIIEKYTREAGVRGLKRQLSAVARVASEKVVLGTVDLPYVVKSDMLYDILGHELIAQQQAGKNNPPGVVTGLAWTPVGGDILFIEGAFMPGNGKLTLTGQLGDVMKESAKISQSLIRSRLAFHLEGIEFDKKDLHIHVPSGAIPKDGPSAGVALLTTIASLVTGHKVDPKLAMTGEISLRGAVLPVGGIKEKVLAAHRAGINRIILPKDNEKDLDDIPQDVKDEIEFIFAETVEDVISETIGIELPKPVMYNMTSNQITGGAGA; encoded by the coding sequence ATGACAGAAATGAACATCAACAAAGAATTGTCTGTACTGGTTATACCAAACACAGTTTATTTAAATAAGACTGATATAACCTTAAAAATTAGTAAAAAAATTGGTAGCGAAATCTACAAGCGAGTTGCAGCAGATGACTTCTATGGAATTGCACTTGCTGTCCGTGAAGGAAGTACTGAAGGACTGTACAGCGAAGAAGACTTCTACCAAGTAGGTACATTAATTAAAATTCAAAATGCCAAAGCAATGAAAGATTTCTATCAAATTAAAATGGAAATCGTTGAAAGAGTAGAAGTAGATGAACTAATTCCTGAAGGGACAAATTACAGGGCAACCTACAGGTTAATTCCAGATATAATGGACTTAGATCCAGAAGATGAAGAAGATATACTCAAACACATCAAATATCTGGTTTCTGAAATAAGTGAAAACTTCAAAGGCTCAAAAACATATGTTGAGCAGGTAAATAAATTAGATGACATAACCAAAATCATAGCCTATGTTTTCCCATACATGAGAATATCTCTTGAAGAAAAACAGGCCTTACTTGAAATACGATCACTAAAAGAAAAGAGCTTAAAGTTCTTAGACATTTTAATTGAACAAAAAGAAGCCGTAAAGTTCCAGATGGAAATGGCTGCAAAGTTCAATGAAGAAATGAGCAAAAGAAACAGAGAAAACATGCTCAAAGAGCAGCTTAGAGCCATACAAGAAGAACTTGACGATGTAGAAGGCGGAAGCGGTAAAAAAGATTACAGGCAGTTAATAGAAGAAGCAGACATGCCTGAAGATGTCAAAGAAGTAGCTCTTGAAGAACTGGCTAAACTTGAAAGACAGGGCCCTCACAGCTCAGAAGAAAACGTCATAAGAAACTACCTTGACCTGCTTGTTGCCCTTCCATGGGGTAAAAGCGAAATCAAAGATATTGACATAGAAGCTGCAAGGAAACTCTTAAACGAACAGCACTACGGACTTGAAAAAGTTAAAGACAGGATCATCCAGCACCTTACAGTAATGAAATTAAAACAGAACAAACAGGGGTCCATTTTATTACTTGCAGGACCTCCAGGAACTGGTAAAACCAGTTTAGGTAAAAGCATTGCTGAAGCTTTAGGACGTAAATATGTTAGAATCAGCCTTGGTGGTGTTAAAGACGAATCTGAAATCAGAGGTCACAGAAGAACCTATCTCGGAGCTTTACCTGGTAGAATTATCCAGGGAATGAAACGCGCAGGCGAAAGAAACCCAGTATTCATCTTAGATGAAGTTGACAAAATAAGAGCAGGAATAAACGGTGACCCAGAAAGCGCATTACTGGAAGTATTAGACCCAGAACAAAACGACACTTTCTCAGACCACTACTTAGAAGTACCTTACGACCTATCCGATGTATTCTTCATTGCAACCGCAAACTCACTCAGAGACATTCCAGGACCGCTAAGGGACCGTATGGAAATCATAGAAGTCGGCAGCTACACCAGCCACGAGAAATTCCATATAGCTAAAAATCACCTGATTGGAGAGGTACTTGAAGATCACGGTTTAGATGACACCCAACTTCAAATCGACGACGAAGCTTTAAAAACAATTATTGAAAAATACACCAGAGAAGCTGGTGTAAGAGGACTTAAACGTCAGTTATCTGCAGTTGCAAGGGTAGCATCAGAGAAAGTTGTACTTGGTACAGTTGATTTACCTTACGTTGTCAAATCAGACATGTTATACGACATACTAGGCCATGAACTTATCGCACAACAACAGGCAGGTAAAAACAACCCTCCAGGAGTTGTAACAGGTCTCGCATGGACTCCAGTAGGCGGTGACATCCTGTTCATTGAAGGTGCATTCATGCCAGGTAATGGAAAATTAACTCTTACAGGCCAATTAGGTGATGTAATGAAAGAATCAGCTAAAATATCTCAAAGCCTGATTCGTTCAAGACTTGCATTCCATTTAGAAGGCATTGAGTTTGACAAAAAAGACTTGCACATCCACGTTCCATCAGGGGCAATTCCAAAAGATGGGCCGTCTGCAGGTGTAGCACTGTTAACCACCATTGCATCACTGGTAACAGGCCATAAAGTTGACCCTAAACTGGCTATGACTGGTGAAATTTCACTTAGAGGTGCAGTACTTCCAGTAGGTGGAATTAAAGAGAAGGTACTTGCAGCCCATCGTGCTGGAATAAACAGAATTATCCTGCCAAAGGATAATGAAAAAGATTTAGATGATATTCCACAGGACGTTAAAGATGAGATAGAATTCATCTTCGCTGAAACAGTGGAAGATGTAATAAGTGAAACAATTGGTATTGAACTTCCAAAACCAGTGATGTACAACATGACATCAAACCAGATAACAGGTGGAGCTGGAGCTTAA
- a CDS encoding double zinc ribbon domain-containing protein — MTYCPYCNTEVKEEDSYCYKCGNKLNIECSKCQKKNRSDALFCSNCRNNLKITGKESSFLYWKNIFLIVLIAIILTGTFLSLITINNLTINKGLLAMIILFIGGLIFFLINKKFKNLVFISFIYSLIITMIFYTSGTETYSITKTISYNFSIWNIINSPLVFPDLILAIYMYYLKLPISIFISGILGGILGILLLLSLLKNNQIKKISSFWRPWKKSDIISIIAVTVSLIVACFSLGYSSMPGDLYIEDPTIFGINNNVSIPNSDYILLQVELKNDGGQDLVIKNLFLQLNSTRDTNKSSWFDMIGEYPELSTESFKKDLIFKRSLILRPHSTISKVLVFKRNLNSTNLENNKNYAINFGYTNFEINRIKINIGNITIHERTNEDTSHGNWSYWPIEQN; from the coding sequence ATGACTTATTGCCCATATTGTAATACAGAAGTTAAAGAAGAAGATTCATACTGTTACAAATGCGGTAATAAATTAAATATTGAATGTTCAAAATGTCAGAAAAAAAATCGTAGTGATGCATTATTTTGCTCAAATTGTAGAAATAACCTAAAAATTACAGGAAAAGAAAGTTCATTTCTATATTGGAAAAATATATTTTTAATTGTACTCATAGCAATTATTCTAACTGGAACATTTCTATCACTAATTACTATTAATAATTTAACCATTAATAAAGGCCTTTTAGCAATGATAATACTATTTATTGGTGGTTTAATCTTTTTTTTAATTAATAAGAAGTTTAAAAATTTAGTATTTATAAGTTTTATCTATTCATTAATAATTACAATGATATTCTATACATCTGGTACTGAAACATATAGCATTACCAAAACTATTTCTTATAATTTTTCAATATGGAATATAATAAATTCTCCACTAGTATTTCCAGATTTAATCTTAGCAATTTATATGTATTATCTGAAATTACCCATATCTATATTTATATCTGGAATTTTAGGTGGGATTTTAGGCATATTACTATTATTATCATTATTAAAAAACAATCAAATAAAGAAAATATCTAGTTTTTGGAGACCATGGAAAAAGTCAGATATTATTTCTATTATAGCAGTAACTGTGTCACTAATAGTTGCATGTTTTAGTTTGGGATACAGTTCAATGCCAGGAGACCTATACATTGAAGATCCAACAATATTTGGAATAAATAATAATGTTAGCATACCTAATTCAGACTATATCCTCTTACAAGTAGAACTAAAAAATGACGGAGGTCAAGATTTAGTTATTAAAAATTTATTTTTACAATTAAATTCGACTAGGGATACTAATAAATCATCCTGGTTCGATATGATTGGAGAATATCCAGAACTATCAACAGAATCTTTTAAAAAAGATTTAATATTTAAACGAAGCTTAATACTTAGACCCCACTCAACTATATCAAAAGTATTAGTCTTTAAAAGAAATCTTAATTCCACTAATCTTGAAAATAACAAAAATTATGCTATAAATTTTGGTTACACTAACTTCGAAATAAATAGAATAAAAATAAATATTGGGAATATAACAATTCATGAAAGAACAAATGAGGACACAAGCCATGGAAATTGGTCATATTGGCCTATTGAGCAAAATTAA
- a CDS encoding circadian clock KaiB family protein, with the protein MNLDEDGGECPEFWELRLYVAGQTPKSIEAFSNLKKICETHLEGKYRIEIIDLLENPELAKGDQILALPTLVRKLPEPVKKIIGTLKNEEKVLVGLDIRPTC; encoded by the coding sequence ATGAATTTAGATGAAGACGGAGGAGAATGTCCTGAATTTTGGGAGCTAAGGTTATATGTTGCTGGGCAGACACCAAAATCAATAGAAGCGTTCTCAAATTTAAAAAAAATCTGCGAAACACATTTGGAAGGTAAATATCGTATTGAAATAATAGACTTACTTGAAAATCCTGAGCTTGCTAAAGGGGATCAGATTCTTGCCCTTCCAACACTGGTCAGGAAACTTCCAGAACCTGTTAAAAAGATCATAGGTACCCTTAAAAATGAAGAAAAAGTCCTTGTAGGGTTAGATATACGTCCTACATGTTAA
- the kaiC gene encoding circadian clock protein KaiC: MSNVENLLNGDESILEKTITGIEGLDDITSGGLPQGRPTLVCGAAGCGKTIFAMEFIVHGAEMGEPGVFVSFEESIEDLKKNFISMNPNLNDLIDQNKISFDYVHIERSEIEETGEYDLEGLFIRLGYAIDSVGAKRIVLDTVEALFSGFSAEALLRAELRRLFQWLKNKGVTAVITGESGEKTLTRYGLEEYVADCVILLNNPVVNKITTRNLRIVKYRGSAHGTNEYPFLIDEKGITVLPITSIGLDHHVSEKHVSTGIERLDSMMDGKGFYKGSSVLLTGNAGTGKSSFAAQFVDAACRNGEKCIYFAFEESPEQIMRNMKSIGLDLRQWVDKGLLKFHATRPTLYGLEIHLVTLYQLVNEFIPDIVVIDPISNLITVGSLDDVKSMLMRLIDFLKDRKVTSLSTSLSLMGHIESDVGVSSLMDTWIDLRSRENNGERNRTLDIIKSRGMGHSNQLREFLITNNGIEVEDVYIGPYGMLTGSARISQIALEKAQKLMRQQEVERKQREIERKRNLMEVQIAEIKSKFEAEEEELERIIKQETLKEEILEKDQVKMAKIRKADKED, from the coding sequence ATGTCGAATGTGGAAAATCTGTTAAATGGTGATGAATCTATACTTGAAAAAACTATTACGGGTATTGAAGGTTTAGATGATATTACTAGTGGAGGATTACCTCAGGGACGTCCCACTTTAGTTTGTGGTGCTGCAGGTTGTGGTAAAACCATTTTTGCAATGGAATTTATTGTTCATGGAGCAGAAATGGGAGAACCAGGAGTTTTTGTATCCTTTGAAGAGTCTATTGAAGATCTTAAAAAAAATTTTATTTCAATGAACCCTAATCTAAACGACCTTATTGATCAAAATAAAATTTCATTTGATTATGTCCATATAGAGCGCAGTGAAATTGAAGAAACGGGAGAATATGATCTTGAGGGATTATTTATAAGATTGGGATATGCTATTGATTCTGTAGGGGCTAAAAGGATTGTTTTGGATACTGTAGAAGCTCTTTTTTCAGGATTTAGTGCTGAAGCATTACTCCGTGCCGAACTCCGCCGATTGTTTCAGTGGCTTAAAAATAAAGGAGTTACAGCAGTTATAACTGGTGAAAGTGGAGAAAAAACACTTACCCGATATGGACTGGAGGAATACGTTGCAGATTGTGTTATACTGCTCAATAATCCTGTTGTAAATAAAATTACTACTCGAAATCTTAGAATAGTTAAATACAGGGGCTCAGCTCACGGTACAAATGAATATCCATTTTTAATTGACGAAAAGGGAATTACTGTACTCCCAATTACTTCCATTGGGTTAGATCACCATGTATCTGAAAAGCACGTTTCAACGGGTATTGAAAGGCTTGACAGTATGATGGATGGAAAAGGATTTTATAAGGGCAGCAGTGTTCTTCTTACTGGAAATGCCGGAACTGGTAAAAGCAGTTTTGCAGCGCAATTTGTTGATGCAGCATGTAGAAATGGGGAAAAATGTATTTATTTTGCATTTGAAGAATCTCCAGAGCAAATTATGCGTAATATGAAATCAATTGGTCTTGATCTGAGGCAGTGGGTTGATAAAGGCCTTTTAAAATTCCATGCAACACGTCCAACGCTTTATGGACTTGAAATACATCTTGTAACTTTATACCAACTGGTAAATGAATTTATTCCAGATATTGTTGTTATTGATCCTATATCTAATTTAATCACAGTAGGGAGTCTAGATGACGTTAAATCAATGCTTATGCGCTTAATTGACTTTTTAAAAGACAGAAAAGTGACTTCATTATCTACGAGCCTATCATTAATGGGACATATTGAATCTGATGTAGGTGTTTCATCTTTAATGGATACCTGGATTGATCTTAGATCAAGAGAAAATAATGGTGAGCGAAATCGTACCCTTGACATTATAAAATCAAGGGGTATGGGTCATTCAAACCAGTTAAGGGAGTTTTTAATAACTAATAATGGAATTGAAGTGGAAGATGTCTATATTGGACCTTATGGAATGTTAACTGGCTCTGCACGCATCTCTCAAATAGCATTAGAAAAAGCACAGAAACTAATGCGCCAACAAGAAGTTGAAAGGAAACAAAGGGAAATTGAACGTAAACGCAATTTAATGGAAGTTCAAATAGCTGAAATCAAGTCTAAATTTGAAGCTGAAGAAGAAGAACTTGAAAGAATAATTAAGCAGGAAACATTAAAAGAGGAAATTCTGGAAAAAGATCAAGTAAAAATGGCCAAAATAAGAAAAGCAGATAAGGAGGACTGA
- a CDS encoding ArsR/SmtB family transcription factor → MFKALGNVNRLMLIYKLASGEMEKVSVTEMAKITGLTQPAASQHLKILKTAKILNATKQGNYIYYTFNKSALINHKEKIDFLFGCLFLKCNKSGKRE, encoded by the coding sequence TTGTTCAAAGCACTCGGAAATGTTAACCGACTGATGTTAATCTATAAATTAGCATCCGGCGAAATGGAGAAGGTTAGTGTTACTGAAATGGCAAAGATAACGGGTTTAACCCAACCAGCTGCTTCACAACATCTTAAGATACTAAAAACTGCGAAGATCCTCAACGCAACAAAACAGGGTAACTATATATATTACACCTTCAACAAGAGTGCCCTAATAAATCACAAAGAAAAAATTGATTTTTTATTTGGTTGCCTGTTTTTAAAGTGCAACAAATCAGGAAAGCGCGAATAA
- a CDS encoding circadian clock KaiB family protein, which yields MSKKDLNKFDEFESALTAEKKGDKYVLRLFVAGINPKSRKAIGNLMKLLEENLKDQYELEIIDIYQQPIFAREGQIVAAPTLIKELPPPLRRFVGDMSNKEKLLLGLELKSKNDE from the coding sequence ATGAGTAAAAAAGATCTAAATAAATTTGATGAGTTTGAAAGTGCACTTACTGCCGAAAAAAAAGGCGACAAGTATGTGCTACGTCTTTTTGTAGCAGGTATCAATCCAAAGTCCAGGAAAGCTATTGGAAATCTTATGAAACTTTTAGAAGAAAATTTAAAAGATCAGTATGAACTTGAAATCATTGATATTTACCAGCAGCCCATATTTGCTAGAGAGGGGCAAATAGTAGCAGCACCGACTCTAATTAAGGAATTACCTCCACCTCTTCGAAGATTTGTAGGGGATATGTCTAATAAGGAAAAGCTTTTACTTGGATTGGAATTAAAATCAAAGAATGATGAATAA